Below is a genomic region from Bradyrhizobium sp. 1(2017).
TCACGGTGAAGCCGGATCTCTCCTTGTCGGTCGGCGAGGAGACGGTCAGCCGCGCCGCGCTCGCCGGCGCGCTCGATGCCGCCACCAACGGCCAGAAGGATGCGCGAATTTTTCTTCGCGGCGACAAGATGGTTCCCTACGGCGAGATCATGCGGGTCATGAACGGACTGCGTACGGCCGGTTATCTCAAGGTTGCGCTGGTCGGGCTGGAGCAAACGTCCGAACCATGAAGCGTCTC
It encodes:
- the exbD gene encoding TonB system transport protein ExbD → MAINLNQAGGDLAEVNDINVTPFIDVILVLLIIFMVAAPLATVDIAVDLPASNAQPHPRPDKPVYLTVKPDLSLSVGEETVSRAALAGALDAATNGQKDARIFLRGDKMVPYGEIMRVMNGLRTAGYLKVALVGLEQTSEP